AACTACCAATCATTGCAGTTGAAGAAGTTAGCCTCCTTGATGGGGTAAAATGAAGTTGGAAGACTTTCCGAAACAAAGCGtccaaaatggaaaaaaaatcagGGATCGAGCCGTTTGGAAGTCTTTTTTAAGTTGGGCCggatgaacaggggcaaactaaaTAAATGGAAGGTAGCAGTTCGATATTCAGATTTTCCCACGTGATAACTGTGAGCAACTCACGGCTTGGAACTCTGTGCTCCCATTTTAGATTATATTCAGTGCTATCACGAGACTCAGCTGGGAGCTAACcaacgcgtccacaggttgcagatagtggataGCAACGTTTACAGAAATACTACAACTACAGTCGCGGACAACTAGCGAtatcgagtgaagagtctcagtgagaggccctgcggcaccggctcttgccggAATTGatacctttaaataaccaatggtcatgaCCGGAATTAGCGTGCtcacctatggagcttgacgaggatcactaCTTACACATacaaatatgtggctacaacaataatGGATTGCAGTAGCCAACTAAAGCAGAGTACTCTGTGCTAATTTCAAAATAGTTGTGAAAAATCtaacatttttcaaacaaaattataagaaatttttgtgTACCCAAACAATCTTGCCTACATATTACACTAGGATTAGTTTATTTTATATGCTATcttatctttttttaatttctttttgtttttatatggagtttgacagttggTCTTGTGAACAAGACGAACAGAGTACCAATCATAAGTAAATGTTGGCTAGCATTTCGATATTCAAATTTTCCCGCCTTTCTAGCTATTCGCTATACAAATAATACATTAACCAACCATTGTTGTTTTCCTCCCTCATTTTACTCTTGCACATTTGCGAGCGTCTCTTCACATATTCTTTTAGAGTTTTTGCATATTTCTTGACTTGAACTTACTTTCATCATcgctatttttgattttttttggacGACCTCTGCCAGCCTTGCTTTTAACTGGTGATTTCTTTGCCTTTTTGGGGGAACTTGCATGTTCTTCCTCATTGTCCTCATCGGCGTCTTCGGCTGAAACATCTTCTTCCACCACCTTCTTAGGACGACCACGGCCTCTTCCTGTAGAAACAATAACCTTTTTGTTGGCCTTTTTCGGACGTCCGCGACCTCTTTTGGGCTTATCGTCTTCTGATTCTTcattattatcatcatcatcgtcttcTGCGGTTGCAGCACTCTTCGGTCGTCCCCTTCCAATGCGACTTTCAGTTTTGTTGGTATTGGGAGTGCGACCGCGTTTTTTGGGTACAGATGCTACTGGAGAAGCTGAACCTTCTTCCGAGGAGATATCATCTTCCATATCTGCTAACTTGACATCAgccatttttttgtttattttatttgttatgtGTGTTCTTCgcttatatatatttaaagcAGCGTCTCTTGTGTTAGCTTTATTGGCGCTCTCTCTCTTGTTCTTCGTCAATTTTCTGTACCCTCACACTCTatacagaaatttttttttcagcaaacTGCAAGTGAAACCAAATACAAATTGGTATTTTTCCTTTTTCACTTTGTatggaattttttcattttctaataaacaaatttaaacttacttgacaaaatttgttaaaatatcTATACAGCTATTTAAAAATATccctttttttgcatttaagcAATTACTAATCACAAATATGTACGTACACACACCAAAGCCTGTTAACTGTTCAATATATAATATGATAATGACGCCAAAAAATGATGCCGGCCGGGTtcgtttgtttgaaattttttggtgTTGCCAAAGATTTGCAAACAAATTGGAAGGAAAGTGTCGGACATAGGCAAATTTATACAAGGTAAAGTCATTAGACCAACAACAACGAATTCAACTATACATCCCTGTGCGAatggtggcgcaaattcccaTTAAGCTGTCAAATATCTTGGCACTCAAGGCTCtattaagctgagtattctgttcagcttttcaagcggaatgctgtctcactccatataaaaaacacgtcgacaaaacgttggctaaaaataggcggaaaagtagtactctgtttgtAGTGAGgataattgcaaaaaaaatatgaaagtggcaACACTCAAAACCTTTGCCGGCAAAGGTTTCGACTtatgcttttataggcttcagtccGTACCATAtctgggtcggatgttgggagacttAAAACTACGCCAAAACTAAGaccataaaataaattttttatggtcttcagaccctttatcgggagatcggtctatatggtagctatatctaaatatagtctggtcagaaccatatttgggtcagatgtcgggagtcttaaaataacccacattaaaatttcagcgaaaaggaaataaataaagcttttatgggcttcagacccttatcctggagatcggtctatatgtcagctatatctaaataaagtccgatctcatccatattaaggtcagatatcaggaggcttaagataacccactgcttcaaatttaagcgaaatcggttaataaataaagcttttatgggcttcagacccttatcctggagatcggtctttatgtcagctatatctaaataaagtccgatctcatccatattaaggtcagatatcaggaggcttaaagcaacccactgctttaaatttcagcgaaatcgggtaataaaaaaagcttttataggctttagaacctttatcgggagatcggtctatatgtcagctatatctaaatatagtccgatctcatccatattaaggtcagatatcagaaggcttaagataacccactgcTTTTTGCtgctttaagcgaaatcggttaataaataaagcttttatgggcttcagacccttatcctggagatcggtctatatgtcagctatatctgcttcaaatttaagcgaaatcggttaataaaaaagcttttatgggcttttgaccctttatcggggattggtctatatgtcagctatatctatatatagtccgatctaatccatatttaggtcagatgtcaggaagcCTTAAACAacttaatgtttcaaatttcagcgaaatcggataaaaaataaagcatttatgggcactagaccctttttcggcagatcggtctataaagcagctatatccaaatatggtccgatttggcccatttaagaacttaaccagcgtgcatcaaaaagacgaatccgtgccaaatttcatctcaatatgtcaatttttgaaggctgtagagtgattacaacagacggacaaacagacacacatcgttaaatcgtcttagaattttacgacgatccgaaatatatacactttgtagggtcgggaattgatttttcgatttgctgcaaacgaaatgacaaattgaatataccctctatcctacggtggtaggcatggcgaaacaattaaaggtggtctcatttgtacaacaaccacaaatcatatggtgcaatccgctattgtgtcatcaagctgatcgacggttTGCCAACCcacataaagaaatttgtgtacgtgtgcgtacatgagcagagaatatctgaaaaagaagatgacaacaaagagaatgcagacaaaaatctgaaatcttaataccgtcgaacctggccggctgttaacagatgttcgcgtgagaccaccttgttaaatccgccttgggtggtgggaataaaaacgaTGTTCCGTTTTTGGCAAAGTCTGCAATTCGTATACACGATGAGTACGGTCATGATGTACCGTCTAAAAGGGCCattatggtaacgaaaatttcgccacaGGTACATACTGCGCTTAAAACATACCATCAAAGCGTATAACTATGCTGCTAAACGCCAAGTCTTAATTGCAATTTAAGTAGGGAACTGAGAGCATCGTTGCCAATGTTATATGTTGTAATATTTGCAAGAAGCGCGGCTTTTTTTTCTCCTATGCAAAACATTGGCAACATAAAGCAAaaatttaccataaattcttgACAATTTTTCTTGGCATCATTATTGTATTGAACAGTTGGTAGTGTGCATCGTCGTAAAAACTAAAGTTCTTGGCCGTAGAgaggaaaggacaagaaagttGTAAAACTTTCTTGGTAAGTTAACTATATCAGATGTTATTAGCAAAATTTCTCTTGAGTTATGAATgtttttgtgtatgtgtgtgtgttttactATTAACAATTAGCTACAAACTTATTTGAGCAAAACAACGACCGAAGAAGACGCTGCTTTGTTTTTCTACGATAAAGCTGAAGACGCagtttaaaaaaaaggaaaatgggTGAAAAACGTGGAGCTGACAACTCTTCCAAAGAAGAAGCCAACAAAGCGGTGGTAGAGAAACGAGGACGAGGAAGACCACGGAATGATCCAAATGACACTGAGAAACGCGTTGCACCCGTTAAGCCAAAAAGAGGTCCCGGTCGTCCACCCAAGGCTAAGGGTCGTGGCCGACCCAAGAAGGATCCTGAGGATGCCGATGATTAGATGTTGTTGTAATAGTAAGGAATCTGACACCGCACGCTCCCTTTGATCAAGGCTGACGTCGTGGTATTTTAGTGACTGTttattatatacatatatattaagaACTTTGTTTATTAACttctttcgtttttttgtttcatttttggaaaattgtaataatttgtattttcaagGAAGGAGTGGAAGAACAAACAGACTTTTATGATAAATAACAACAATTGAATAAATGTTTACGCTAGTTTAATATTCCCCTTAATATGTGCCACATTTTATTTGTACGCCAGTCATCAAACAATAATAATTTGAAACACCATATGAAATTGTAATGATTTTTGAGAATGTTATCTCAAAACACTTTTTAATGCCTTTATAAAAAGGTTGTCATGAAAAGCGCgccaaaaatgcaaaatgatGCTTTTAGAAGCTGTATTgtcattagaaaaaaagtaacaGTTTTTTGTGTTTGAACGTTTTACAATTGCTCAGAATAGCTACAGCGGTCTGCGAATATAACGTCCGGTAAACGTTTTAGGATAGACTCTAAACAACTGCTGTGGAGTATCAGGCCGTGGCATTTCtgttactgaaacctcgactagtACAGCGGCGTCACTAGCTAATTGATCTGCAAAGGCCCAGTCCCATATAGTTCGCATGCCTACAATTTGGCTAGTGGAAGAACATGGAAGGAGATTTGCTCTCAAGTTTATGAAGGTGGTGCTTCGGCTCTTAAGACTCACCAATGGGGAGAGAGATTCCCTTCAACAGGCACGGAGAATGATATCTGGTTACGCAAACCTGGATTGTCCAGGCAGAAGTTCGGATGAAAGACTGCGGAACATTCCGTTCCTAGGATAGCTAAGGctaatgttgttgctgttgttgtagtagtagtagtgtgttatacactgaggctaATGTCTTTACGGACAGCTTGGCGATTGCTGTTGTAAACACATAGGAAGAGAGCTGCATATCGATTAACATGTGAAGTGTGATAGCTAATGGAATGTTATCTGTATCCTCTGACGTCCTTACTGAAATGCCAGGCCCTCCACATAGTGACTATGCAGGCTAGTATAGGGGTCATCATCGCTCAGCCAACATGTACCGTTGGCGGATACGACGGTTTACACGGAGACAATGGAATGTTGAAATAAAGAAAGTAATGGCAGGTCTATCATTACAGACTTTATGGTAAACGAAGCCTTGAGAAGGTTCCAACCACTTGAGTCTCCCAGATCCGATGGAGTATTTCGGAGTTATTTCAGAAGGAGGCGGCTCTTCATTCTCTTCATTTTTTCACGTAACTAACTCGCAGggtatgtcccctatatatgcagtgcattgcgttggcaattacgAATGTTAaaggttggaggggggaaaagagggagtagtgtttattgatattagtcttaaatttctgaacgtcaatgtcaatgggaaagacattagccggaaatcgattccacatacgaatggttcgggcgaaaaatgaattatctcggtaatgcatagttcggtcgactggccaatcaattacaaacgggtgtgagttcctagcAAGTCATgcattcctggtgaacatcctaacgtcagggataagaagacgaatatctctGGAACatacgccatgaaaataacgatagagcaaaacaacgctacccacattccgacgatgttcaagagaagcaatagagttggataccctactgtcaacccggtcaagtagctccagggatgctTTTTGAGCTCCTGCCCATTATCGGCctaatgtaggtagtatagatattgagaagatcaaaagaggtgaaatatttcttgcaccggtTAAGATAGCCCAAACACTTAAATggttctttcgacacttcgaatacgtattttgaccaacggacatcacattgtatcttcatgcccagaacatcaagagcatctgactgttcaatatctataccggcGATAGAAATCTACGATTGAAGTGAGTCAGTGAAtagcttgtgagacaagaaaccgcactgcgtcttctgtgcgttaaagtctactctgttcattcgatcccactcggaaatggccaacaaatcctgggagggCGTCTCATTCATAATGCgtctcctgtccacaatttcttgagggctgggcctatggtcgaatgaatatgaatgacacagactactgtcatcggcaaatgtgtAGACTGGaatcgaagtctgacccaatagatcgtcaatgaaaataagaaaaagagaagcgggaaggatagaacacaacaaactgctacaataacaacaaccatcaTGAATAACCTATAACGGATTCTGACTGAGGAGAGTTTTCGTCTGAATTCGTGGAAAAGCCCACTGGTCGTCGTGGAGAATGGCGATGGAAAAAAAGTGAGTGACTGGTGAGGGTACTGAAGACTATTCGATTTCGGCCCATAAACATAAATATTATGTATGAGGCAGctactgtggctatgagacttatggcGATACAATTGCGGTATGATCTAGGCGATGATAGGTAACCTGGATGAAATGAAAGGATTTTCGCATCGGACAccagagacgacacttgaggtagaATACGAGGCGGTTGAGTTGGACTGAAATCTTTTTCGGATTGTACGATCCTGTAGACGGAGATGTTAGAATGGCTTTCGGTTATGGGTCAATTAGGGCTACAGTATAGAATAGCTACGAAAAGTGACAGCTTGTGGATGCAATGTAAGCTTTCGCAGCTAATAGACTTAGacacttaagtggggacacaatactagactCCAACCAGCATTAGGACATCTGAAGTAGATTTTTTCGGGGttgctttttagtatttagaacgcacaacactCGATTATTGGCTAGGTGTATGCctatagtggcatagggcggattaatatatgcaccctattttcaaactaacctgacGTAATGCCTTTGAACATTGCtaggcaaattgctgcgaccccTGCCGCGAGGGTAAGAAAGCTTTTTCTTTGGTCTTGCGTCACCTATGAGAGtggtgttatccttgatacaatgctcgATATCCCTTAATATTGTCTGGGCCGCTACTTGATTGACATTGgacatatggcaactatatccaaatctggaccgatctgggccaaattgaagacggatgtcgaagaacctagcacaactcactgacccaaatttcagcaaaatcagaaaataaatgtggcttttatgggcctaagaccctaaatcggcggatcagtatatatggctgctatatccaaatctagaccgatatggaccaaattaaacaaggatgttgaagagcttaacacaactcactgacccaaatttcagcaacatcggataataaatgcggattttatgtgcctaagaccctaaatcggcggatcggtctaaatggcagctatattcaaatctgaaccgatctgggccaaattgaagaaggaagtcgaagggcctaacacaactcactgacccaaatttcagcaaaatgtgggcctaggaccctaaatcggcggatcagtctatatggcagctatatccaaatctggaccgatgtgggccaaattgaacaaggatttcgaagggcctaacacaactcactctcccaaatttcagcaaaatcgaataataaatgtggcttttatgggtcaagacccttaatcggcggatcggtctatatgggggctatatcaaggtatagtccgatatggccctaaAGAACTCGGCCGGCAATCAATCCTCTTCCCttgccttgttgttgttgtagccacatgtctatatgtggggatggcgatcctcgtctagctactgtgggtgagcaagctcgttccggtccaaaagaccgatcgccgcaggaacatgatggccattgtttatttaaaggcgccttgtcatatcgagcatcataggcactgagTATTTATGCATGAGCAGGTgttgcccggcctctcactgaaactttccgctcgataccgctgcaATTGCGGTATTCTGtttggagcattccattaacCGCAAATTGTGTGCGCGCCCGGTAGTTCGCAGCTAAGCATCTCATggtaacaatgaacaccacacagatcggagctaaAAATTTcagactgtgtggtgctcatagttatcccgtggcGGATATAAGAAATTCTCATCATTAAtactatacatacatatgttccATACCGTTCAAGTTTTACCTCAATATGGGGCCTTCTTTTTcatgccgattccgaacggcttgccgcttAGCGATACTTCTTGTTAGAAAGTTTTGAACATGGTAAGAGGATAACCAcggctgaaaaatatttttggcgtTATAGGCGGCCAAATTAATCTCTTCTCCACGGTGGTCTCCCACTACTACTATGGGATTCCAGTTTCCTTGTCTTCGTATTCATAGTACGCTTTGTATACTTGTTACCAGATAAAGATTCTTCATTTCTGGAAATTGTCATCATGACAGCAAGAATTTGCTGAGGCCGAATTACGGCTTGGATGATGGAGTACGCTTTGTACCGAATGCAATTTCTACTTGTATTTAATGGACATAGTACCGCTTTTATACACATTTTGATGTCAACTCTTTTATAAATTATGTTAGTTATCAGACAAGTGCCCGTACAATAAGGGCCTTCCCCAAGTAATTTCCCTACTCAAGTGATCTGTGTCGCCGATGGCCACTCTGCAATCGTTTTCGTAGCGCCTGCCGTTAAAGTTAATGCAACTTTTTATTGGGAAAACATTCTGGAATCCGCTTTGGAGCCGTGGGCTCGCAAACATTTCTGTTGTAGTTCATGGACGTACCAACAAGACTCTGTCACATAAAGCAATTGTAAACCAATAATCTAAACAGAAGCCAAAAAATCATATTCCGCATTTCGCTGACCAATTGGCCTGTGCGACTGAATTTTCTGAGATGAGGACTTAAATAGATACCATTgtaccaaggcggatttataaaggtggtctcatgcgaacagctgttaacagccgcccAGGCTGTTCTCTTCcttgttatcttctttcacgcatattctctgctcatgtttGCATACGTAtatacacactcacacaaatttctttgggtgTTTCGCAAAAcgatgacaagatggcgattcgcaccatatgatttgtggttgttgtgcaAATGAGACCAtcttaattgtttcgccatgcaaTTGTACGGGAATGGGCCAAAGTACCAGCAGATTGCATTCGTGCAgcttcaaattcgtttttaattaCTGACTCGGAGCAATGGTTAAGGCTACAACCGATTGCCTTGAAAGATTCTGGATGGATTCTGAAATTTAAATTACTTCCTCACACATTTTGACACATTTTAATCAATAatcaatattttcacaaaaaatgtgGACGTTCGAATTGGTAACatttcgtgtcagctaccctgtatatAAAGCTGTTGAAAAAGCATTTGATATTTGAAATCCGTTATAACCTCTTATCTCCTTTTGATCTGCCTTGAGCAATCCAGCAAAAAGGTGTTTCGATAACATGTGCCACAACTTATTGGCCTCACCAGCATACTCTGTAAATCTAAAGGCCCCATAAGATCTTTCAAACAGCTGATATCATATAATACGCTACGATACCGCTCACACTAATTAACCCAAGCGATTTGGTGATTTTCACTAAATTTCCCATTGTCGACAGCGGCTCGAGAGGACAACATTCGAAATGTCGGAACGTCTCAAGGAAAAGGACTTGCCGCGCTTTAGTGGATATCTGCGAGCGAATACAGACCTGGAGGCCAAACTCCTTCTTAGTCAAGACAATGGAGAAGTTGAGGGTATACGGCAGGAGAGAAACTCCTTTTTAAAGAAGTAAGTTTTGAATCACCACGCAGGCATCTTCAATATGTTGTTATTGATAATATGATGTTATCTTTCATTTCGCCCCGTCCCAATCAACAGTCAAGgcgaagaaaaacaaacaataacCGAAGTTTTGCAACAAATGCCGGCGGACCGAAGGGATCAGGTGAAAATTCATTTCCAAAAGTTGCGAAATTTAGTTCAAGAATGCATGGGTTATGACGAACAGCCCTCGGTGATCGAACATGCTGCCTTGTTTCTATTCTGGCTGATGCTGGATCAGAAGGTTATCACTGTGGCTGCAACAATGCGGGTCCGCAGTATATTTGGCACCATATTTGGCAACAGATTGGCTATAATTCATCAGACTGTGTGGTCCGTAAGAGAACTCCTAGAAGACTATGAAGTTGAGGatttaaaaaattggaataagggCATTggtaaaaaatcaaaagagCAGAAACTTTGGGGCGATCATAtaaaactgaaatttgaaaaggtcCCTTTGGAGGAGTTGACAAATCTTATGGATTTGGCTCCCACCGCCATAAGCAAGAATTCGGCATCCTTGGGATTTTCTATGCAATGGAATCAAGAGTCGTCCACGCCCTCCAAGTATCACAAAGTGGTAGAAACTTTTCTTGAAATGTCTCAAAAAGAGGAACAATCTCATTTCATAATCAGTCTTTCGGAATTACTGAACTCCAAGAAGACAAACAATGAACTGCAAAACGATTTGATTGAACTGTTGGGCTTCGACTACTTCGATCTAGTGCAACAAGTACTAAAGGATCGTAATACAATAGCAGCACAATTGCAGGAGTTGGACCAAAAGGAAAAGCGCACAAAACGCTCCAagcaaatacaacaaaaacagaaCAATAAAAATACGAATGGCGGTGGAGAATTACGTCCTACTGTGGCCTCACAAGTTGTGGTACAATCTGCTCTGGAGAAAGAGTTGTGCAAACAAAGTCGCCGAGAGGAAAAGAAAATGCAAAGATTAATTCAAAGTTTGGGTCGCTCGGATAAAGACGAGGACGAGCAGGCACAGGCTTTAAATCCCATGCAATTGAGAATGCAACAACAACGAAGATTACTTGAGGTAGCCCAACATCAGCCATTGCTGAAAAGCACTCAGGAATTCAAAGAGTTCCGTTCGACTTTGCCTGCCCAAGTTCGCTACCCTTATGTCTTTGATAGCCAACTGGAGGCCAAACAACATGCTGGCTTTATAGGAGGCAATCGAATATCATTGCCTGACAATGCCGAGCGTATAGATAATCGCCAATATGAGGAAGTCAAAATACCAGCCACCGAACCACCACCTCT
This Stomoxys calcitrans chromosome 2, idStoCalc2.1, whole genome shotgun sequence DNA region includes the following protein-coding sequences:
- the LOC106081106 gene encoding chromosomal protein D1, producing the protein MADVKLADMEDDISSEEGSASPVASVPKKRGRTPNTNKTESRIGRGRPKSAATAEDDDDDNNEESEDDKPKRGRGRPKKANKKVIVSTGRGRGRPKKVVEEDVSAEDADEDNEEEHASSPKKAKKSPVKSKAGRGRPKKIKNSDDESSDDKNDEEKNPVGRPASGGVNLNISRTGRGQGRARKDVSPKKLPAKSNGVADSVAPKTRGRPPKGGAKSATAKPTGKGRGRPKASANNDDDDDDKHDDDEDNDDGADDDSDKAKDDDDDEDDDDNKASDKDDSD